The following proteins are co-located in the Palaemon carinicauda isolate YSFRI2023 chromosome 3, ASM3689809v2, whole genome shotgun sequence genome:
- the LOC137638666 gene encoding zinc finger CCCH domain-containing protein 11A-like: MEETPAAAPGVPAKNTKNNDCYFYYYSSCSKGDACPFRHEPAALRNETVCIFWLQGNCSKKNCIFRHMELTKQRDKIACWFETQPGGCKKPHCPFQHQNILDHPREEDIKKKPDLILPVKKDENLKGDLQVGNGEEHERQVVISKSETGSITPPRQAHFTPIPRNPIIVPLQDGESDSESVSGSPYKRVNNPELSAQLEWELRKLRQIQAHEADIIGYVFADDAEQGGEEEEEEEEDGMYTEESHPQNQELEEYVVEEILEVEEEPDAIHRRLHPHHHLIQRTLPHSAQAKGYSDSVLSEHRKGGMKPQIDDLKGRRKVQISQRLGGVASRALAETLGTNVQLRQHGVKRLSGDKEEQVNAKRIAERLGKSPSKKPSLLDRLGTRIGKDSSRSVRLRDGEAEVVDKSIATKITAIRSLHGVGEGEAVPDDSLPSTVVSAPKGPGLDFTVKSLADIRAEKQRKVTVRTSKPNGERKNVQSRLGIKNGTKLHLSDNKPIDFPREESSLRVLSLSEIKARQTPSQQKKRPISPISFGDEPKKKLMSRSNSFTVQQKKRSVSPISFKAVSTSKSQFEKKPSVGQQQKRSVSLASLQTNDKPSRKITLTFDNCDSPQTQTAKPKSSSLGARKITFGRSPPQKVAGAEASGNPALNDKHKKRETEARSVNVRLSVKSVENKGRINNNNVSSESGKPVPPASEHRKEANIPGKDSADKLLNTSVSRMDSFLEDEEALLLGGDMADDEDDIDEAALLL; encoded by the exons ATGGAGGAGACACCTGCAGCTGCACCGGGGGTTCCTGCCAAAAATACAAAGAATAATGACTGTTACTTCTACTATTACTCTTCTTGCTCCAAG GGTGATGCGTGTCCGTTTCGTCACGAACCAGCGGCTCTCCGTAATGAGACGGTCTGCATTTTTTGGCTGCAAGGCAATTGCAGTAAGAAAAACTGTATATTCAGGCACATGGAACTTACA AAACAAAGGGATAAGATAGCCTGTTGGTTTGAGACACAGCCAGGAGGTTGCAAAAAACCACATTGTCCTTTCCAACACCAGAATATCTTGGATCATCCTCGGGAAGAGGACATTAAAAAGAAACCTGACT TGATACTACCAGTCAAGAAAGATGAAAACTTAAAAGGCGACTTACAAGTCGGCAACGGAGAAGAACACGAGCGTCAGGTAGTGATCTCGAAGAGCGAGACGGGGTCCATCACGCCTCCCAGACAGGCTCACTTCACTCCGATACCCCGTAATCCGATAATTGTTCCACTGCAGGACG GCGAGTCCGATTCCGAGAGCGTGTCGGGTTCTCCCTACAAAAGAGTCAATAATCCAGAACTCAGCGCTCAGTTGGAGTGGGAACTGCGCAAGCTACGTCAGATTCAGGCTCACGAGGCAGATATTATCGGGTACGTTTTCGCCGATGACGCGGAGCAAggcggggaggaggaggaagaagaggaagaggatggcATGTATACTGAAGAGTCTCATCCTCAAAATCAGGAACTGGAGGAG TACGTCGTAGAGGAAATCCTGGAGGTCGAGGAGGAGCCCGATGCCATTCACCGCCGTCTGCACCCCCACCATCATCTCATCCAGAGAACTCTTCCCCACTCTGCCCAGGCCAAGGGCTACTCAGACTCGGTACTTAGTGAGCATAGAAAAGGGGGTATGAAGCCCCAGATAGATGACCTCAAAGGCCGAAGAAAAGTACAAATATCACAGAGGCTGGGGGGTGTTGCAAGCAGGGCACTTGCCGAAACGTTGGGTACAAATGTGCAATTACGTCAACACGGCGTTAAGAGACTTTCAGGGGATAAAGAAGAACAGGTGAATGCTAAAAGGATTGCAGAAAGGCTTGGAAAAAGTCCCAGTAAAAAGCCCAGCTTGCTTGACAGGTTAGGGACGCGTATTGGAAAGGACAGTTCTCGGTCTGTGAGGTTACGTGACGGTGAAGCCGAGGTTGTCGATAAATCCATAGCGACTAAAATCACCGCGATCCGTAGTCTACACGGTGTTGGGGAAGGGGAGGCGGTACCAGACGATAGTTTACCAAGCACTGTTGTGTCAGCACCGAAAGGGCCAGGTCTTGATTTCACTGTAAAGAGTTTGGCCGATATTCGAGCCGAAAAGCAAAGAAAAGTGACTGTGCGGACATCCAAACCTAACGGTGAAAGAAAGAACGTACAATCCCGTCTTGGAATTAAAAATGGTACCAAACTGCATTTGAGTGATAACAAGCCAATAGATTTTCCAAGGGAGGAGAGCAGTCTCAGAGTTTTGAGTCTTTCGGAAATCAAAGCTCGACAGACGCCTTCTCAACAGAAAAAGAGGCCCATATCTCCCATATCTTTTGGGGACGAACCTAAAAAGAAATTAATGTCTCGCAGTAATTCGTTTACTGTCCAGCAGAAAAAGAGATCTGTTTCTCCTATATCTTTCAAAGCTGTAAGTACCTCAAAATCTCAGTTTGAAAAGAAGCCTAGTGTGGGACAGCAGCAGAAAAGGTCGGTGTCGCTTGCATCCCTTCAGACTAACGATAAGCCGAGCAGAAAGATTACATTAACTTTCGACAACTGTGATTCTCCCCAGACGCAAACTGCTAAACCCAAATCGTCCAGTCTTGGTGCAAGGAAGATCACCTTCGGCAGGTCGCCGCCCCAGAAAGTCGCAGGTGCGGAGGCGTCGGGAAATCCAGCGTTGAACGACAAGCACAAAAAGAGGGAGACGGAAGCTCGTAGTGTAAATGTCAGGTTATCTGTCAAGTCCGTAGAAAATAAAGGTCGAATTAATAACAATAACGTTAGCTCTGAAAGCGGCAAACCTGTCCCACCTGCATCTGAACATCGTAAAGAGGCGAATATTCCCGGCAAAGACTCGGCCGACAAATTGCTGAATACTAGTGTTAGTCGAATGGATTCTTTCTTGGAGGACGAAGAGGCGCTCTTGTTAGGCGGGGACATGGCAGATGACGAGGATGACATCGACGAAGCGGCCCTGTTACTCTGA